In Galactobacillus timonensis, the genomic window TGGTTGATGAACTTGTTGACATCCAGAAGTCTGCTCCTGCGAAAATAATGATTGAAATGGCTCGCACAAATTCCAAAGAGCTGAAGAAGAAGCGTACTGTTTCTAGAAAGGACACTTTATCTGAGCTGTATCGTTCCTGTGCTAAAGAAGCTTTTCAGTTTATCCCGAAAGAAAAATTTGAAAAAGTTAAATCAAGACTTGAAAAGGAAACAGACCAGTCATTAAGAAGAGACAAACTTTATCTTTACTATACCCAGCTTGGATGCAGTGCTTATACAGGAGAACCGATTGATTTTGAACAAATGATGCTCGAGGATAAAACTTATGATATTGATCATATTTTCCCTCGTTCGCTCATTAAGGACAACAGCCTGAATAATCGTGTTCTGGTTGAAAGCCGCCTGAACCGTGAGAAGACGAATGAGTATCCGATTAAGGATTCCATCCGCAAAAAGATGCTTTCGTTCTGGAAGATGCTGCATGATAAGAACCTGATCTCAGACGTGAAGTTCGAGCGGCTGAACAGGTGTACTCCATTGACTGAGGAAGAGCTGTCGTCCTTTGTTGCCAGACAGATCGTTGAGACGCAGCAGTCTACCAAAGCCCTTGCCGAGATCCTTCATAACTCCTATCCGACTTCCAGGATCGTTTATTCCAAGGCGGGGAATGTCAGTGATTTCAGGCAGGAATTTGATCTTCCAAAGTTCCGGGAGATCAACGATCTTCATCATGCCAAGGATGCTTATCTGAACATTGTTGTCGGAAACGTGTACAACACCAAATTCACGGACCAGTTCTTCAAGAACATTACGCATGAAAAATACTCTTTGAATAAGGTTTTTGATTTTGATGTTCCCAAAGCCTGGAAAGCTGATGGCACTTCAATCAGAACTGTCAAGAAGTACATGGCAAAGAACAATCCCATCGTTACTGTTGCCCAGATAGAGGGGAAAGGCATGTTCTTCAAGCTAAATCCGCTATCGAAAGGTAAAGGTCAGCTGCCCATTAAAGAGGGAATGGATATCAACAAGTATGGCGGCTATGATAAGGTTTCGGGCGCGTATTTCTGTGTTGTTGAACATCAGAAGGGGAAAAAGAGGATAAGAACTATTCAACCCGTTCTCCTTTATGCAAAGGATGAATACGAAAACAAACCGGAAGAATACTGTGAGAATGTGTTGAATCTTGAAAAACCGAGGATCATTGTGAAGAAGGTTCCCAAGAATGCAATTCTTGAACTGGATGGTTCCAGATTGTTGATTACAGGGAGAACTGGAAGTCAAAATGTATACAGGCATGCTTATGAGTTTTCTGTTGACAACGAACATGGACAATATTTGAAGAACCTTCAGAAGTACTGCCAGAGATGTGCAACTGCAGGAAAAGATGTAGAACTGAAAGTTACAAGTTGCGATGGTATTTCTGCTGAAGACAACGTTAAGATGTACGACTGGTTTATCAGCAGAATTGAGCAGCCTTGTTATTTGAAACTGTTTAATAATGAAAGAAAACAATTATCTAATTGTCGCGATGCTTTCTGCTCTCTGTCGATATTGAAGCAGGCAAAGGCATTGATGGAAATATTGAAAGTTTTTAAATGTGATTCAGTATTTGGAAACTTTAAGGAATTTAATGGGTCTTCTGGTACTGCAGGAAGAGTTCAGAAATCAAGTAACATATCTTCATTTACCAGCGCTTTCCTGATTCATCAATCAAGTACAGGTCTCTATGAAACAAAAGTTGATCTTTTGAAATGATTTATGGGCTGGCGTGTTGTTGCAATCTCCAGTATTGCGAAACTTGATTACAAATTGGATTATCTCGTTATCAGAACCAAGGATAATGTGAACCGCATTCATATAAGTGAGATTTCTGTCCTGATCATCGAGTCTACAGCAGTTTCATTAACTGCTTATCTCCTTGTAGAGCTTGCGAAGAACAAAGTCGATGTTGTTTTCTGCGATGAACGGCGGTTCCCGTTTGCAAGATTTCAACCACTTTATGGCAGCCATGATACTTCTGATAAGGTCAGAAAGCAGGTTGTTTGGCCGCCAGATGTAAAAAAGGCAATATGGAGCAGGGTAGTTGTCGCTAAGATCCTGGGGCAAAGTGCAGTTTTGGACCGGATTGGAAGCACAGAAGGCAGAGATGCATTGCTGGAGTTTGCAAAAGAAGTAATGCCCGGCGATGTGACAAATCGGGAAGGGCATGCAGCAAAAGTATATTTCAACAGATTATTTGGCATGAGCTTTACAAGAACGGATAAGGACAATGTAATCAATTCTTGTCTGAATTACGGCTATAGTCTTCTGCTTTCTGTTGTCGCGAGAGAGGTGGTCAACAACGGTTACGTTACTCAGCTGGGCATTCATCATGACAATATGTTTAATGATCTAAACCTTGCTTGTGACTTAATGGAACCATTTCGGCCATTTATTGATCTTCTTTGCGTTCAAATGAAGCCGGATCAGTTCGGTAAAGATCAGAAACTTCAGTTGATTGGTTTTATGAACCGTCAGGTCAATATTGACAGTAAGCAGCAGTTCATCCTGAAT contains:
- the cas1 gene encoding type II CRISPR-associated endonuclease Cas1 — translated: MGWRVVAISSIAKLDYKLDYLVIRTKDNVNRIHISEISVLIIESTAVSLTAYLLVELAKNKVDVVFCDERRFPFARFQPLYGSHDTSDKVRKQVVWPPDVKKAIWSRVVVAKILGQSAVLDRIGSTEGRDALLEFAKEVMPGDVTNREGHAAKVYFNRLFGMSFTRTDKDNVINSCLNYGYSLLLSVVAREVVNNGYVTQLGIHHDNMFNDLNLACDLMEPFRPFIDLLCVQMKPDQFGKDQKLQLIGFMNRQVNIDSKQQFILNAIEIYVKSVLTSLECGDPSIIKFPDYEFSIYESSGVL